A part of Thermus oshimai DSM 12092 genomic DNA contains:
- a CDS encoding SpoIID/LytB domain-containing protein codes for MKRLLALLLLLPWALAQGLTLRVLLKEVPLGEALRLDLPSGRVLAKGVEGGVVVDGRLFPSFLHPGPTFALDGTPYRGGLLLLPQGEKVMAVNAVDLEDYLLGVLPGEMPPSFPLEALKAQAVLARTFAVNRLSPSAPYDLCATEACQVYRGLSAETPRHKEAVLATRGLVVSYGGRAISALYHADSGGMTAGSEEVFQKALPYLRPREDPFSDGPKSRWTVDLTPERVAAALRAYGLAPRTLEPPEVLALTPSGRVGRLSALGVVVEGPLAQRVVRAMGLPSALVRFEGWRALGRGAGHGVGMSQWGAKGMAERGFEFREILGHYFPGTFLSDLVVRAGLP; via the coding sequence ATGAAGCGCCTCCTGGCCCTCCTCCTTCTCCTCCCCTGGGCCTTGGCCCAGGGCCTCACCCTGCGGGTCCTCCTCAAGGAGGTGCCCCTGGGGGAGGCCCTCCGCCTGGACCTGCCCTCGGGGCGGGTTCTGGCCAAGGGGGTGGAGGGCGGGGTGGTGGTGGACGGGAGGCTCTTCCCGAGCTTCCTTCACCCCGGCCCCACCTTCGCCCTGGACGGCACCCCCTACCGGGGCGGGCTCCTCCTCCTCCCTCAAGGGGAGAAGGTGATGGCGGTGAACGCCGTGGACCTGGAGGACTACCTCCTCGGGGTCCTCCCCGGGGAGATGCCCCCCTCCTTCCCCCTGGAGGCCCTGAAGGCCCAGGCCGTTTTGGCCCGCACCTTCGCGGTGAACCGCCTAAGCCCCTCCGCCCCCTACGACCTCTGCGCCACGGAGGCCTGCCAGGTCTACCGGGGCCTCTCCGCGGAAACCCCCAGGCACAAGGAGGCGGTCCTCGCCACCCGGGGCCTGGTGGTGAGCTACGGGGGGAGGGCCATCTCCGCCCTGTACCACGCGGACTCCGGGGGCATGACCGCGGGGAGCGAGGAGGTCTTCCAGAAGGCCCTTCCCTACCTTCGCCCCCGGGAAGACCCCTTTTCCGATGGGCCTAAAAGCCGGTGGACGGTGGACCTCACCCCGGAAAGGGTGGCGGCCGCCCTCCGGGCCTACGGCCTCGCCCCCCGCACCCTCGAGCCCCCGGAGGTCCTGGCCCTCACCCCCTCGGGGCGGGTGGGGCGGCTTTCCGCCCTGGGGGTGGTGGTGGAAGGCCCCCTGGCCCAGCGGGTGGTGCGGGCCATGGGCCTCCCCTCGGCCCTGGTGCGCTTTGAGGGCTGGCGGGCCTTGGGCCGGGGGGCCGGGCACGGGGTGGGGATGAGCCAGTGGGGGGCCAAGGGCATGGCGGAGCGGGGCTTTGAGTTTCGGGAGATCCTGGGCCACTACTTCCCGGGGACCTTCCTCTCCGACCTGGTGGTCCGGGCCGGCCTTCCCTGA
- a CDS encoding glycoside hydrolase family 13 protein, which yields MAWYQGAFFYQIFPDRFFRAGPPAPPAPTGPLEPWEAPPTLRGFKGGTLFGVAEKLPYLLELGVEAIYLNPVFASTANHRYHTVDYFQVDPLLGGNGALRHLLEVAHAHGVRVILDGVFNHTGRGFFAFQHLLENGPESPYRDWYYVKGFPLNAYGSSPNYEAWWGNPELPKLKVETPEVRAYLLKVAEHWIRFGADGWRLDVPNEIQDLEFWREFRRRVKGANPEAYIVGEIWEEADLWLRGDLFDATMNYPLGRAVLGFVGGEALDRELATRSGLGRIEPLQALAFSHRLEDLFRRYPWEAVTAQMNLLTSHDTPRLLTLLRGEVARARLALSLLFLLPGNPTVYYGEEIGMEGGHDPENRGGMVWDEARWKGEIREAIRRMAALRKAHPLLKSAPYTRIYAQDGHLAFARGPYLVVVNATDRPFLQDLPLHGHFPRGGAAVDLLSGAVCHPQGGRLCGPELPPFSLAVWQEV from the coding sequence GTGGCTTGGTATCAAGGCGCCTTTTTCTACCAGATCTTTCCCGACCGCTTCTTCCGCGCTGGACCCCCCGCACCCCCCGCCCCCACGGGGCCCTTAGAGCCCTGGGAGGCGCCCCCCACCCTAAGGGGGTTCAAGGGGGGGACGCTCTTTGGTGTGGCGGAGAAGCTCCCCTACCTCCTGGAGTTAGGGGTGGAGGCCATCTACCTGAACCCCGTCTTCGCCTCCACCGCCAACCACCGCTACCATACCGTGGACTACTTCCAGGTGGACCCCCTTCTCGGGGGGAACGGGGCCTTAAGGCACCTTTTGGAGGTGGCCCACGCCCACGGGGTGAGGGTCATCCTGGACGGGGTCTTCAACCACACGGGCCGGGGGTTTTTCGCCTTCCAGCACCTTCTGGAAAACGGGCCGGAAAGCCCCTACCGGGACTGGTACTACGTGAAGGGCTTTCCCCTAAACGCCTACGGGAGCTCCCCCAACTACGAGGCCTGGTGGGGGAACCCCGAGCTTCCCAAGCTCAAGGTGGAAACCCCCGAGGTGCGGGCCTACCTCCTTAAGGTGGCCGAGCACTGGATCCGCTTCGGGGCGGACGGCTGGCGGCTGGACGTGCCCAACGAGATTCAGGACCTCGAGTTCTGGCGGGAGTTCCGCAGGCGGGTCAAGGGGGCAAACCCCGAGGCCTACATCGTAGGGGAGATCTGGGAGGAGGCCGACCTTTGGCTAAGGGGGGACCTCTTTGACGCCACCATGAACTACCCCCTGGGGCGGGCCGTCCTGGGCTTCGTGGGGGGGGAGGCCCTGGACCGGGAGCTCGCCACCCGCTCGGGGCTTGGGCGGATAGAGCCCCTCCAGGCCCTGGCCTTCAGCCACCGCCTCGAGGACCTCTTCCGCCGCTACCCCTGGGAGGCGGTCACCGCCCAGATGAACCTCCTCACCTCCCACGACACCCCCCGCCTCCTCACCCTCCTCCGGGGGGAGGTGGCCCGGGCCAGGCTCGCCCTTTCCCTCCTCTTCCTCCTCCCCGGCAACCCCACGGTCTACTACGGGGAGGAGATCGGCATGGAAGGGGGCCATGACCCCGAAAACCGGGGAGGGATGGTGTGGGACGAGGCCCGCTGGAAGGGGGAGATCCGGGAGGCCATAAGGCGCATGGCCGCCCTCAGGAAGGCCCACCCCCTCTTGAAGAGCGCCCCCTACACCCGCATCTACGCCCAAGACGGCCACCTGGCCTTCGCCCGGGGACCCTACCTGGTGGTGGTGAACGCCACGGACAGGCCCTTCCTCCAGGACCTCCCCCTCCACGGCCACTTCCCCCGGGGTGGGGCGGCGGTGGACCTCCTCTCGGGGGCGGTCTGCCACCCCCAAGGAGGAAGGCTTTGCGGCCCGGAGCTTCCCCCCTTTTCCCTAGCGGTCTGGCAGGAGGTGTAG
- the gmk gene encoding guanylate kinase translates to MRGRLFVMTGASGVGKGTVRAKVLERTRLFYSISMTTRPPRPGERHGVDYYFVDRPAFERLIAEDGFLEYAEYVGHLYGTPKAPVERALARGEDVLLEIEVQGALQVKAKVPEAILIFLLPPSLSELKRRLVLRGQDPPEKIAKRLARAEEEIRNAHLFDYVVVNDVLEKAVGDFLAILTAERRRTPRMQAHLEEALRKDPLLEEELDEILRRSHGGTGH, encoded by the coding sequence ATGCGGGGCCGCCTCTTCGTCATGACCGGGGCCAGCGGGGTGGGCAAGGGCACGGTGCGGGCCAAGGTGCTGGAGCGCACCCGCCTCTTCTACTCCATCTCCATGACCACCCGCCCCCCCCGCCCGGGGGAGCGGCACGGGGTGGACTACTACTTCGTGGACCGGCCCGCCTTTGAGCGGCTCATCGCCGAGGACGGCTTTCTGGAGTACGCAGAGTACGTGGGCCACCTCTACGGCACCCCCAAGGCCCCCGTGGAGCGGGCCCTTGCCCGCGGGGAGGACGTCCTTTTGGAGATTGAGGTCCAGGGGGCCCTGCAGGTGAAGGCAAAGGTGCCGGAGGCCATCCTCATCTTCCTCCTTCCCCCCTCCCTCTCCGAGCTCAAAAGGCGCCTGGTCCTCCGGGGCCAGGACCCCCCGGAGAAGATCGCCAAGCGCCTGGCCCGGGCGGAGGAGGAGATCCGAAACGCCCACCTCTTTGACTACGTGGTGGTGAACGATGTGCTGGAAAAGGCGGTGGGGGATTTCCTGGCCATCCTCACCGCCGAAAGGCGAAGGACCCCCAGGATGCAGGCCCACCTGGAGGAGGCCCTGCGCAAGGACCCCCTTTTGGAAGAGGAACTGGACGAGATCCTAAGGAGGAGCCATGGCGGAACCGGGCATTGA
- the argR gene encoding arginine repressor, translating into MRSRAERLRAIQEIVSKEEISTQKELVEKLRQRGFEVTQATVSRDIARLHLVRVALGKGRHKYALAPIELQEDVYEELKRRFKEFVRDVDRGGNILVVKTLEGHASGIAFLLDRLRRDDLVGTLAGDDTILVVARDEKAAEALEEELGGLLV; encoded by the coding sequence ATGCGCAGTAGGGCAGAGCGGCTTCGCGCCATCCAGGAAATCGTCAGCAAGGAGGAGATCAGCACCCAGAAGGAGCTGGTGGAAAAGCTCCGCCAGCGGGGGTTTGAGGTGACCCAGGCCACGGTGAGCCGGGACATCGCCCGGCTCCACCTGGTCCGGGTGGCCCTGGGGAAGGGGCGGCACAAGTACGCCCTGGCCCCCATTGAGCTCCAGGAGGACGTATACGAGGAGCTTAAGCGCCGCTTCAAGGAGTTCGTGCGGGACGTGGACCGGGGGGGGAACATCCTGGTGGTGAAGACCCTCGAGGGCCACGCCTCCGGCATCGCCTTCCTCCTGGACCGCCTGCGCCGGGACGACCTGGTGGGCACCTTGGCGGGGGACGACACCATCTTGGTGGTGGCCCGGGACGAGAAGGCCGCGGAAGCCCTAGAAGAGGAGCTCGGGGGGCTTTTGGTTTAG
- the rpoZ gene encoding DNA-directed RNA polymerase subunit omega — MAEPGIDKLFGMVDSKYRLTVVVAKRAQQLLRYRFKNTVLAPEERPKMRTLEGVFDDPNPVTWAMKELLTGRLVFGEGLLDEDRLQKELDKLYPVEAEGA, encoded by the coding sequence ATGGCGGAACCGGGCATTGACAAGCTGTTTGGCATGGTGGATTCCAAGTACCGGCTCACGGTGGTGGTGGCCAAACGGGCCCAGCAGCTTTTGCGCTACCGCTTCAAAAACACCGTCCTCGCCCCGGAGGAAAGGCCTAAGATGCGCACCCTGGAAGGGGTCTTTGACGACCCCAACCCCGTGACCTGGGCCATGAAGGAGCTCCTCACCGGCCGGCTGGTCTTCGGGGAAGGCCTTTTGGACGAGGACCGGCTCCAGAAGGAGCTGGACAAGCTCTACCCCGTAGAGGCGGAAGGGGCCTAG
- the coaBC gene encoding bifunctional phosphopantothenoylcysteine decarboxylase/phosphopantothenate--cysteine ligase CoaBC: MARVLVAVTGGVAAIKAPHLLRLLKRAGHEVRVLATPRALEFVTPLSLAVAAGGEVATEEAWFRPDGRALHIDLARFADLVLVAPATADALAKAALGLADDLLSATLLAGPKRVAWAPAMNEAMWLAPQTQGHVERLKALGHAFFGPGHGPLAAEGEGEGWGRMLEPEELLERVRALLTPKDLSGLKLLVSAGPTREYLDPVRFLSNPSSGRMGYALAEAARDRGAEVVLVSGPTCLQDPWGMEVVRVESALEMRAAILERYPHLQAVVMAAAVADYRPAEVHRDKEPKTGEEKTLRLLPNPDILKELGANKGNRVLVGFAMETREGLHRAKEKLLRKNLDLIALNYVGREGVGFGSEENEVVLLSRTGEVEELSRRPKREVAHRILDWVKLFWKEYGHAQ; encoded by the coding sequence ATGGCCCGGGTCCTGGTGGCCGTCACCGGGGGGGTGGCCGCCATAAAGGCCCCCCACCTCCTGCGCCTCCTCAAGCGGGCGGGGCACGAGGTGCGGGTCCTCGCCACCCCCAGGGCCTTGGAGTTCGTCACCCCCCTTTCCCTGGCGGTGGCCGCGGGGGGGGAGGTGGCCACGGAGGAGGCCTGGTTCCGGCCGGACGGGCGGGCCTTGCACATCGACCTGGCCCGCTTCGCCGATCTGGTCCTGGTGGCCCCGGCCACCGCGGACGCCCTGGCCAAGGCCGCCTTGGGCCTGGCGGATGACCTCCTCTCCGCCACCCTCCTGGCGGGGCCTAAGCGGGTGGCCTGGGCCCCGGCCATGAACGAGGCCATGTGGCTCGCCCCCCAGACCCAGGGCCACGTGGAGCGGCTTAAGGCCCTGGGCCACGCCTTCTTCGGCCCGGGCCATGGCCCCTTGGCCGCGGAAGGGGAGGGGGAGGGGTGGGGGCGGATGCTGGAGCCCGAGGAGCTTTTGGAGAGGGTCCGGGCCCTTCTCACCCCCAAGGACCTTTCCGGCCTAAAGCTCCTGGTTTCCGCCGGCCCCACCCGGGAGTACCTGGACCCGGTGCGCTTCCTCTCCAACCCCTCCTCCGGCCGCATGGGCTACGCTCTGGCCGAGGCCGCCCGGGACCGGGGGGCGGAGGTGGTCCTGGTCTCGGGCCCCACCTGCCTCCAAGACCCTTGGGGGATGGAGGTGGTGCGGGTGGAAAGCGCCCTGGAGATGCGCGCGGCCATCCTGGAGCGTTACCCCCATCTCCAGGCGGTGGTCATGGCCGCGGCGGTGGCCGACTACCGCCCCGCGGAGGTCCACCGGGACAAGGAGCCCAAAACAGGGGAGGAGAAGACCCTCCGCCTCCTCCCGAACCCCGACATCCTGAAGGAGCTGGGCGCAAACAAGGGCAACCGGGTGCTGGTGGGCTTCGCCATGGAGACCCGGGAAGGCCTCCATCGGGCCAAGGAGAAGCTCCTGCGCAAGAACCTGGACCTCATCGCCCTGAACTACGTGGGGCGGGAGGGGGTGGGGTTCGGCTCGGAGGAGAACGAGGTGGTCCTCCTGAGCCGGACGGGGGAGGTGGAGGAGCTTTCCCGCCGGCCCAAGCGGGAGGTGGCCCACCGCATTCTGGACTGGGTTAAACTCTTCTGGAAGGAATATGGCCATGCGCAGTAG
- a CDS encoding methylated-DNA--[protein]-cysteine S-methyltransferase, whose translation MLLPTPIGPLWLETTPLGVRRLVPTLFPQGREAEGPLAERVAEAVARYFQGERPDFLDLPLDYTGLSPARVAVYEWTRRIPYGKTESYGAVARALGLAPRAVGAALRASPFFLLVPAHRVVHADGRLGGFAGQEGLKAWLLRFEGLHLLPDR comes from the coding sequence ATGCTCCTCCCCACCCCCATCGGCCCCCTTTGGCTAGAGACCACCCCCTTGGGGGTGCGCCGCCTCGTCCCCACCCTTTTCCCCCAGGGCCGGGAGGCGGAAGGCCCCCTGGCGGAAAGGGTGGCGGAGGCGGTGGCCCGCTACTTCCAGGGGGAAAGGCCCGACTTCCTGGACCTCCCCCTGGACTACACCGGCCTTTCCCCGGCCCGGGTGGCGGTGTACGAGTGGACCCGCAGGATCCCTTACGGCAAGACGGAAAGCTACGGGGCCGTGGCCCGGGCCCTGGGCCTTGCCCCTAGGGCCGTGGGGGCGGCCCTCAGGGCCTCGCCCTTTTTCCTCCTGGTCCCCGCCCACCGGGTGGTCCACGCGGACGGCCGCCTTGGGGGCTTCGCCGGGCAGGAAGGGCTTAAGGCCTGGCTCCTCCGGTTTGAGGGCCTACACCTCCTGCCAGACCGCTAG
- a CDS encoding acyl-CoA carboxylase subunit beta — protein MDLPKAVLETHLKDRESAQYKANKDAWVALVRAFRESLEKVREGGGKRAVERQHQKGRLTARERIQRLIDPGTEFYELMAFAGWGMYEEWGGAPAGGVVAGLGRIAGRDWMIIANDATVKAGAFFPITAKKVIRAQTMALENRIPTVYLVDSAGVFLPLQDEVFPDQDDFGRIFYLNARMSALGIPQISAIMGNCVAGGAYLPVMTDVLIMTEGSGLYLAGPALVKAAIGQEVSSEELGGARMHHEVSGTVDFYEPTDEAALERIRKLAELYPPPQLAPWAEGRKEPKEPLYPAEDLYGLVDPTGARPYDLREVIARLVDGSEFLEYKGGYGETLVTGFARIGGFPVGIVGNQRLILKKKGRIEVGGVIYAEAADKAARFILDVNQMGIPLLFLQDVTGFMVGKESEQAGIIRRGAKLVNAVSNSTVPKITLILGGSFGAGNYALAGKAYGPRFIYAWPSAKYAVMGGAQAAKTLLELEVEKLKRQGKEPSDEELKELYERIKGRYEETLDPRYAAARLWVDGIVLPHETRKWLIKSLEACALNPEREPFRVGVFQV, from the coding sequence ATGGACCTCCCCAAGGCCGTGCTGGAAACCCACCTTAAGGACCGGGAAAGCGCCCAGTACAAGGCCAACAAGGACGCCTGGGTGGCCCTGGTGCGGGCGTTCAGGGAAAGCCTGGAGAAGGTGCGGGAAGGCGGGGGAAAACGGGCGGTGGAGCGCCAGCACCAAAAGGGCCGCCTCACCGCCCGGGAACGGATCCAGAGGCTCATAGACCCGGGGACGGAGTTCTACGAGCTCATGGCCTTCGCCGGATGGGGGATGTACGAGGAGTGGGGTGGGGCCCCGGCGGGGGGCGTGGTGGCGGGCCTCGGCCGGATCGCGGGGCGGGACTGGATGATCATCGCCAACGACGCCACGGTGAAGGCGGGGGCCTTCTTCCCCATCACCGCCAAGAAGGTCATCCGGGCCCAGACCATGGCCCTGGAAAACCGCATCCCCACGGTCTATCTGGTGGACTCCGCCGGGGTCTTCCTGCCCTTACAGGACGAGGTCTTCCCCGACCAGGACGACTTCGGGCGCATCTTCTACCTCAATGCCCGCATGAGCGCCCTAGGCATCCCCCAGATCTCGGCCATCATGGGGAACTGCGTGGCCGGGGGGGCCTACCTCCCGGTGATGACCGACGTCCTCATCATGACCGAGGGGAGCGGGCTTTATCTGGCGGGGCCTGCGTTGGTGAAGGCGGCCATCGGGCAGGAGGTGTCCTCGGAGGAGCTTGGGGGGGCCCGGATGCACCACGAGGTCTCGGGCACGGTGGACTTCTACGAGCCCACGGACGAGGCCGCGCTGGAGCGCATCCGCAAGCTGGCCGAGCTCTACCCGCCCCCACAGCTTGCCCCCTGGGCCGAGGGAAGGAAGGAGCCCAAAGAACCCCTTTACCCCGCGGAGGACCTCTACGGCCTGGTGGACCCCACGGGCGCGCGGCCCTACGACCTAAGGGAGGTCATCGCCCGCCTCGTGGACGGCTCGGAGTTTCTGGAGTACAAGGGGGGGTACGGGGAGACCCTGGTCACGGGCTTCGCCCGCATCGGGGGCTTCCCCGTGGGCATCGTGGGGAACCAGCGCCTCATCCTCAAGAAAAAGGGGCGGATTGAGGTGGGCGGGGTCATCTACGCCGAGGCCGCGGACAAGGCGGCCCGGTTCATCCTGGACGTGAACCAGATGGGCATCCCCCTCCTCTTCCTCCAGGACGTGACCGGGTTCATGGTGGGGAAGGAGTCCGAGCAGGCGGGGATCATCCGCCGGGGGGCCAAGCTGGTGAACGCGGTTTCCAACTCCACCGTCCCCAAGATCACCCTCATCCTGGGGGGCTCCTTCGGCGCGGGGAACTACGCCCTGGCGGGGAAGGCCTACGGGCCCCGGTTCATCTACGCCTGGCCCAGCGCCAAGTACGCGGTCATGGGCGGGGCCCAGGCGGCGAAGACCCTTTTGGAGCTGGAGGTGGAAAAGCTCAAACGCCAGGGGAAGGAGCCCTCGGACGAGGAGCTTAAAGAGCTGTACGAGCGCATCAAGGGCCGCTACGAGGAAACCTTAGACCCCCGCTACGCCGCGGCCAGGCTTTGGGTGGACGGGATCGTCCTCCCCCACGAGACCCGGAAGTGGCTCATCAAGAGCCTCGAGGCCTGCGCCCTGAACCCGGAGAGGGAGCCCTTCCGGGTGGGGGTGTTCCAGGTCTAA
- a CDS encoding MarC family protein, producing the protein MEFLVKSFVTLFVVMDPVGLVPVFLALAGHYPPEKQARIARKAVLVAGGLLVFFFFFGRGLLEYLGISFEALKVAGGLLLFKIATEMVFGHHERETEEEAKEALARSDISVFPLAIPLIAGPGALASLLILGAEARGVPFGAFSVLLTAFLVLLLAYLFLRGASVVRRALGRTGVNVVTRVLGILLAALAVQYVADGVKALL; encoded by the coding sequence GTGGAGTTTCTGGTCAAGTCCTTCGTCACCCTTTTCGTGGTCATGGACCCCGTGGGGCTGGTGCCCGTCTTTCTGGCCCTGGCGGGGCACTACCCCCCTGAGAAGCAGGCCCGGATCGCCCGCAAGGCGGTCCTGGTGGCGGGGGGGCTTCTCGTCTTTTTCTTTTTCTTCGGGCGGGGGCTTCTGGAGTACCTGGGCATCAGCTTTGAGGCCCTGAAGGTGGCGGGGGGGCTTCTCCTCTTCAAGATCGCCACGGAGATGGTCTTCGGCCACCACGAGCGGGAGACGGAGGAGGAGGCAAAGGAGGCCCTTGCGCGCTCGGACATCTCCGTCTTCCCCCTGGCCATCCCCCTCATCGCCGGCCCCGGGGCCCTGGCGAGCCTCCTCATCCTGGGGGCGGAGGCCCGGGGGGTGCCCTTCGGGGCCTTTTCCGTCCTCCTCACCGCCTTTCTGGTCCTCCTCCTGGCCTACCTCTTCCTGAGGGGGGCTTCCGTGGTGCGCCGGGCCCTCGGGCGCACGGGGGTCAACGTGGTGACCCGGGTCTTAGGGATCCTCCTCGCCGCCTTGGCGGTGCAGTACGTGGCGGATGGGGTGAAGGCCCTCCTTTAA